From the Manihot esculenta cultivar AM560-2 chromosome 14, M.esculenta_v8, whole genome shotgun sequence genome, the window TCAGTTTGTGATTCTGCAAATCTAGAACTAAACCTCATTCTTACTGCTGCTCAAATGCTAATACTTCACTCAACTGAAAACTCAAACACCATAGTGTGCTTGTATGTTTCACCGGGTTGAACGACAACTGAGGGGAAGTTTGATTGGTTTATGGCATTAGGAAATCCTTGCGTCTCCAAACACAGACCTGAATGCTTTCCGTAAACAGCGCCTCCTTTACCAACAACTCCGTTCACGTAGTTTCCAGTGTAAAATTGCATCCCAGGAGCATTTGTCCACAAGTTAAGCACTCTTGAGCTTGATGGATCCTTAAGTTTTGCAGCACGTTTCAAACCTGATTTCTCTTCACCACAATCGAGAATGTAATTGTGATCATAGCCTAAACCAACTTCATGGATAGAAGCACCGACTTTCTTCTCAGAGGTGAAGTCAAAAGGTGTGCTTTTAACTGGCATTATTTCACCAGTTGGTACGGTATTCTCATCTACAGGCGTAATATGAGATCCCCATATTTGAATTGAATGGTCTAGTATGTTCCCGGAGTTGTGGCCAGCCAAGTTCCAATAGGTGTGCTGGGCTAAGCTGACTGGAGTTGCTTTATCCTTAGGCACTGCTTCCATGTCAAGCCTCATTGTCGTGCTTGAAGTAAGCGTGTAAGTTGCAGTTATAGAAAGATCTCCAGGGTAACCTATTACCACAAGAAGCATAAAAGATCAgaggtgagagagagagagagagagagagagaaaggagacaGGCGTAGGGCACTACCTTCCTCTCCATCATGACTTTGGTACTTGAAGGTAATTGATGGGTTTTCACCCTTCTTATATTCTGCTACCTCCCATATCACCTTATCAAATCCCTTGTGCCCACCTAAACAAGAGAAAAATAACTTGAATCTTATTTTTGATGCACACAGTTGAACTAGTACTCAAGCAATATTTGGTTCAAATGGCCTATTTCTTGAGAGGCAAACTTCTCAGGAAGTAACTTGATTGGATCAGAGGGAAGTAACTTTCTACTATAAA encodes:
- the LOC110630764 gene encoding galactose mutarotase; the protein is MADQTQNPQIFELNNGTMLVKITNLGCTITSLSVPDKNGNLADVVLGFDSVEPYLKGAAPYFGCIVGRVANRIRNGKFTLNGVEYTLPINKAPNSLHGGHKGFDKVIWEVAEYKKGENPSITFKYQSHDGEEGYPGDLSITATYTLTSSTTMRLDMEAVPKDKATPVSLAQHTYWNLAGHNSGNILDHSIQIWGSHITPVDENTVPTGEIMPVKSTPFDFTSEKKVGASIHEVGLGYDHNYILDCGEEKSGLKRAAKLKDPSSSRVLNLWTNAPGMQFYTGNYVNGVVGKGGAVYGKHSGLCLETQGFPNAINQSNFPSVVVQPGETYKHTMVFEFSVE